One window from the genome of Glycine soja cultivar W05 chromosome 12, ASM419377v2, whole genome shotgun sequence encodes:
- the LOC114378760 gene encoding histone-lysine N-methyltransferase, H3 lysine-79 specific-like, which yields MASEQMHRRGNSNRVIEREVHVETHRKESIADKGRVEIESEKKEKERELASDRARSGNIVKDKEVEERRRGRESGGGVQHVRKFETKGEEKKRLGEEAELEGITRVVVERECNKEEKQRSMPRGNVEAQKARSMERTREEAKGREQTETKGQIMKGGGEEQGRRREENKQSNLEEISKYSEAQQKTMKAIEGAKERYERAQQEASKASKERNGQANEGAEEGRRESGGDVHHVAKFETKGEEKKDSVGKAELEGRTRVVVRRDWNKEEKQRCKPRWEVEVEKARPMEKTEEEARTEQAGTKGQIKKGGGEEQGRRRREET from the exons ATGGCTTCTGAGCAAATGCATCGCAGAGGGAACAGCAATAGGGTGATAGAGAGAGAGGTTCACGTTGAGACACACAGAAAGGAGTCCATTGCTGATAAGGGGAGGGTAGAGATAGAgagtgagaagaaggagaaagagagagagttgGCTTCTGATAGAGCCAGGTCTGGGAATATAGTTAAAGACAAAGAGgttgaagaaagaagaagagggagagaaagtgGTGGTGGTGTTCAGCATGTGAGGAAGTTTGAAACAAAAGGTGAAGAGAAGAAGCGTTTAGGGGAAGAGGCTGAACTCGAGGGAATAACAAGAGTGGTGGTGGAAAGAGAGTGCAACAAAGAGGAGAAACAAAGAAGCATGCCAAGAGGGAATGTAGAGGCACAGAAAGCAAGATCAATGGAGAGAACTAGAGAGGAAGCTAAAGGAAGAGAACAAACTGAAACCAAAGGCCAAATCAtgaag GGTGGTGGTGAGGaacaaggaagaagaagagaagaaaataaacaatCCAACCTAGAAGAGATCTCTAAGTACAGTGAAGCTCAACAGAAAACAATGAAAGCAATTGAAGGTGCTAAGGAGAGATACGAGAGAGCACAACAAGAAGCAAGTAAAGCATCCAAAGAGAGAAACGGTCAGGCAAATGAGGGGGCTGAAGAAGGCAGAAGAGAAAGTGGTGGTGATGTTCATCATGTGGCTAAGTTTGAAACAAAAGGTGAAGAGAAGAAGGATTCGGTGGGAAAAGCAGAACTCGAGGGAAGAACAAGAGTGGTGGTGAGAAGAGACTGGAACAAAGAGGAGAAACAAAGATGCAAACCAAGATGGGAAGTAGAAGTAGAGAAAGCAAGACCAATGGAAAAAACTGAAGAGGAAGCTAGAACAGAACAAGCTGGAACCAAAGGTCAAATCaagaag